One genomic region from Bos indicus isolate NIAB-ARS_2022 breed Sahiwal x Tharparkar chromosome 17, NIAB-ARS_B.indTharparkar_mat_pri_1.0, whole genome shotgun sequence encodes:
- the ARVCF gene encoding splicing regulator ARVCF isoform X1, translating into MEDCSVRSAATILASVREQEARFELLTRALEQERRHVALQLERAQQPGAGGGQSLPMAWQQLVLQEQSPGSQASLATMPEAPEVLEETVTVEEDPGTPTSHVSIVTSEDGTTRRTETKVTKTVKTVTTRTLRQVPVGPDGLPLLDGGPPLGPFTDGPLDRHFLLRGGGPAATLSRTCLGGGGGFPDEPRDVPGYGSLSRGLGVRPPRGGPPGPGPGDGCFTLPSRREAFPVGPGPEPGPPASRSQPERFQAEPYGLEDDARSLAADEEGAPELEPDYCTAARRRPDCGRGLRSRAYEDVVDDGGELMEERPPFPATAAPLAQPERGSLGSLERVVRRSPSADSARKEPRWRDPELPEVLAMLRHPVDPVKANAAAYLQHLCFENEAVKRRVRQLRGLPLLVALLDHPRAEVRRRACGALRNLSYGRDADNKAAIRDCGGVPALVRLLRAARDSEVRELVTGTLWNLSSYEPLKMVIIDHGLQTLTHEVIVPNSGWEPEPNEDSKPRDAEWTTVFKNTSGCLRNVSSDGAEARRRLRECEGLVDALLHALQSAVGRKDTDNKSVENCVCIVRNLSYHVHKEVPGAERYQEAEPEPPGGSGSAQRRSREDAGCFGGKKAKEEWFHQGKRDGEMDQNSDTLDLPKRTEAAKGFELLYQPEVVRLYLSLLTESRNFNTLEAAAGALQNLSAGNWVWATYIRAAVRKERGLPVLVELLQSETDKVVRAVAIALRNLSLDRRNKDLIGSYAMAELVRNVRSAQAPARPGVRLEEDTVVAVLNTIHEIVSDSLDNARSLLQARGVPALVALGASSQSVREAKAASHVLQTVWSYKELRSALQKDGWSKARFQSAAANARGPRAAPSPGGLDDSTLPLVEKSLDGEKPGGRDMIPMEALGPADGYSTMDRRERRPRGSDPAGETSEKEPLKPDPSRKAPPPGPSRPAVRLVDAVGDARPQPVDSWV; encoded by the exons ATGGAGGACTGCAGCGTGCGCTCGGCCGCCACCATCCTGGCCTCGGTGAGAGAGCAGGAGGCCCGCTTCGAGCTGCTGACGCGGGCGCTGGAGCAGGAGCGGCGCCATGTCGCCCTGCAGCTGGAGCGCGCCCAGCAGCCTGGCGCAGGCGGCGGGCAGTCCCTGCCCATGGCCTGGCAACAGCTGGTTCTGCAG GAGCAGAGCCCGGGCAGCCAGGCCTCACTGGCCACGATGCCGGAGGCGCCCGAGGTGCTGGAGGAGACCGTGACGGTGGAAGAGGACCCgggcacccccacctcccacgtGTCCATCGTCACGTCGGAAGACGGCACCACGCGCCGCACGGAGACCAAG GTCACCAAGACAGTCAAGACGGTGACCACGAGGACCCTGCGCCAGGTGCCCGTGGGCCCCGACGGCCTCCCCCTGCTGGACGGAGGGCCCCCCCTGGGCCCCTTCACCGACGGCCCCCTGGACCGGCACTTCCTGCTGCGTGGGGGCGGCCCAGCGGCCACGCTCTCCCGCACCTGCCTCGGCGGCGGGGGCGGCTTTCCCGACGAGCCCCGCGACGTCCCCGGCTACGGAAGCCTGTCTCGAGGGCTGGGCGTCCGGCCCCCACGCGGAGgccccccaggcccaggccccgGCGATGGCTGCTTCACCCTGCCCAGCCGCCGGGAGGCCTTTCCTGTGGGGCCAGGGCCGGAGCCGGGGCCGCCGGCCAGCCGCTCACAGCCCGAGCGGTTCCAGGCGGAGCCGTATGGCTTGGAGGACGACGCTCGCAGCCTGGCAGCCGACGAAGAAGGGGCCCCTGAGCTGGAGCCGGACTACTGCACCGCCGCGCGGAGGAGGCCGGACTGTGGGCGGGGCCTGCGCTCCAG GGCCTACGAGGACGTGGTGGACGACGGCGGCGAGCTGATGGAGGAGCGGCCGCCCTTCCCCGCCACCGCGGCGCCCCTGGCGCAGCCGGAACGCGGCAGCCTGGGCAGCCTGGAGCGGGTGGTGCGGCGCTCGCCCTCGGCAGACAGTGCCCGCAAGGAGCCACGCTGGCGGGACCCCGAGCTGCCCGAGGTGCTCGCCATGCTGCGGCACCCCGTGGACCCCGTGAAGGCCAACGCGGCCGCCTACCTGCAGCACCTGTGCTTCGAGAACGAGGCCGTCAAGAGGCGCGTGCGGCAGCTGCGGGGGCTGCCGCTGCTCGTGGCCCTGCTGGACCACCCGCGGGCGGAAGTGCGGCGCCGCGCCTGCGGGGCACTGCGGAACCTCTCCTACGGCCGGGACGCCGACAACAAGGCCGCCATCCGGGACTGTGGCGGAGTGCCCGCACTGGTGCGCCTGCTGCGGGCAGCGCGGGACAGCGAAGTCCGCGAGCTTGTCACAG GCACGCTCTGGAACCTGTCATCCTACGAGCCCCTGAAGATGGTCATCATCGACCATGGCCTGCAGACGCTGACCCACGAGGTCATCGTGCCGAACTCGGGCTGGGAGCCGGAGCCCAATGAGGACTCCAAGCCACGGGACGCCGAGTGGACAACCGTCTTCAAGAACACGTCAGGTTGCCTGAG GAATGTGAGCTCAGACGGCGCAGAGGCCCGGCGGCGGCTCCGCGAGTGTGAGGGGCTGGTGGACGCCCTGCTGCACGCTCTGCAGTCGGCCGTGGGCAGGAAGGACACTGACAACAAG TCGGTGGAGAACTGTGTGTGCATTGTCCGGAACCTCTCCTACCACGTGCATAAGGAGGTGCCGGGGGCCGAAAGGTACCAGGAGGCCGAGCCCGAGCCCCCGGGTGGTTCCGGGAGCGCCCAGCGCCGGAGCAGGGAGGACGCCGGCTGCTTCGGTGGCAAGAAGGCCAAAG AAGAGTGGTTCCATCAAG GGAAGCGGGATGGAGAGATGGACCAGAACTCGGACACCCTGGACCTGCCCAAGCGCACTGAGGCTGCCAAGG GCTTCGAGCTGCTGTACCAGCCCGAGGTGGTGCGTCTCTACCTGTCCCTCCTGACGGAGAGCCGCAACTTCAACACCCTGGAGGCCGCGGCCGGCGCCCTGCAGAACCTCAGCGCCGGGAACTGGGTG TGGGCCACGTACATCCGCGCCGCGGTGCGCAAGGAGCGCGGGCTGCCGGTGCTGGTGGAGCTGCTGCAGTCGGAGACCGACAAGGTGGTGCGCGCCGTCGCCATCGCCCTGCGCAACCTCTCGCTCGACCGGCGCAACAAAGACCTTATCG GGAGCTACGCCATGGCCGAGCTTGTGAGAAACGTGCGCAGCGCGCAGGCGCCCGCCCGGCCCGGTGTccgcctggaggaggacacagtggTGGCCGTGCTCAACACGATCCACGAGATCGTGTCCGACAGTCTGGACAACGCGCGCTCGCTGCTGCAAGCTCGCGGCGTGCCCGCGCTGGTGGCACTGGGCGCCTCCAG CCAATCGGTGCGCGAGGCGAAGGCCGCGTCGCACGTGCTGCAGACCGTGTGGAGCTACAAGGAGCTGCGCAGCGCCCTCCAGAAGGACGGTTGGAGCAAGGCGCGCTTCCAG TCAGCCGCTGCTAATGCCAGGGGCCCCAGGGCAGCCCCGAGTCCGGGAGGCTTGGACGACAGCACGCTGCCGCTGGTGGAAAAGAGCCTGG ACGGTGAGAAGCCAGGTGGCCGGGACATGATCCCCATGGAGGCGCTTGGTCCAG CAGACGGCTACTCCACCATGGACAGGAGGGAGCGTAGGCCTCGAGGCAGTGACCCAGCGGGGGAGACCTCTGAGAAGGAGCCGTTGAAA CCCGACCCCAGCAGGAAGGCTCCTCCGCCCGGGCCCAGCAGGCCTGCGGTCAGGCTGGTGGACGCTGTGGGGGACGCCAGGCCTCAGCCTGTCGACTCTTGGGTCTAG
- the ARVCF gene encoding splicing regulator ARVCF isoform X3: MEDCSVRSAATILASVREQEARFELLTRALEQERRHVALQLERAQQPGAGGGQSLPMAWQQLVLQEQSPGSQASLATMPEAPEVLEETVTVEEDPGTPTSHVSIVTSEDGTTRRTETKVTKTVKTVTTRTLRQVPVGPDGLPLLDGGPPLGPFTDGPLDRHFLLRGGGPAATLSRTCLGGGGGFPDEPRDVPGYGSLSRGLGVRPPRGGPPGPGPGDGCFTLPSRREAFPVGPGPEPGPPASRSQPERFQAEPYGLEDDARSLAADEEGAPELEPDYCTAARRRPDCGRGLRSRAYEDVVDDGGELMEERPPFPATAAPLAQPERGSLGSLERVVRRSPSADSARKEPRWRDPELPEVLAMLRHPVDPVKANAAAYLQHLCFENEAVKRRVRQLRGLPLLVALLDHPRAEVRRRACGALRNLSYGRDADNKAAIRDCGGVPALVRLLRAARDSEVRELVTGTLWNLSSYEPLKMVIIDHGLQTLTHEVIVPNSGWEPEPNEDSKPRDAEWTTVFKNTSGCLRNVSSDGAEARRRLRECEGLVDALLHALQSAVGRKDTDNKSVENCVCIVRNLSYHVHKEVPGAERYQEAEPEPPGGSGSAQRRSREDAGCFGGKKAKGKRDGEMDQNSDTLDLPKRTEAAKGFELLYQPEVVRLYLSLLTESRNFNTLEAAAGALQNLSAGNWVWATYIRAAVRKERGLPVLVELLQSETDKVVRAVAIALRNLSLDRRNKDLIGSYAMAELVRNVRSAQAPARPGVRLEEDTVVAVLNTIHEIVSDSLDNARSLLQARGVPALVALGASSQSVREAKAASHVLQTVWSYKELRSALQKDGWSKARFQSAAANARGPRAAPSPGGLDDSTLPLVEKSLDGEKPGGRDMIPMEALGPADGYSTMDRRERRPRGSDPAGETSEKEPLKPDPSRKAPPPGPSRPAVRLVDAVGDARPQPVDSWV, encoded by the exons ATGGAGGACTGCAGCGTGCGCTCGGCCGCCACCATCCTGGCCTCGGTGAGAGAGCAGGAGGCCCGCTTCGAGCTGCTGACGCGGGCGCTGGAGCAGGAGCGGCGCCATGTCGCCCTGCAGCTGGAGCGCGCCCAGCAGCCTGGCGCAGGCGGCGGGCAGTCCCTGCCCATGGCCTGGCAACAGCTGGTTCTGCAG GAGCAGAGCCCGGGCAGCCAGGCCTCACTGGCCACGATGCCGGAGGCGCCCGAGGTGCTGGAGGAGACCGTGACGGTGGAAGAGGACCCgggcacccccacctcccacgtGTCCATCGTCACGTCGGAAGACGGCACCACGCGCCGCACGGAGACCAAG GTCACCAAGACAGTCAAGACGGTGACCACGAGGACCCTGCGCCAGGTGCCCGTGGGCCCCGACGGCCTCCCCCTGCTGGACGGAGGGCCCCCCCTGGGCCCCTTCACCGACGGCCCCCTGGACCGGCACTTCCTGCTGCGTGGGGGCGGCCCAGCGGCCACGCTCTCCCGCACCTGCCTCGGCGGCGGGGGCGGCTTTCCCGACGAGCCCCGCGACGTCCCCGGCTACGGAAGCCTGTCTCGAGGGCTGGGCGTCCGGCCCCCACGCGGAGgccccccaggcccaggccccgGCGATGGCTGCTTCACCCTGCCCAGCCGCCGGGAGGCCTTTCCTGTGGGGCCAGGGCCGGAGCCGGGGCCGCCGGCCAGCCGCTCACAGCCCGAGCGGTTCCAGGCGGAGCCGTATGGCTTGGAGGACGACGCTCGCAGCCTGGCAGCCGACGAAGAAGGGGCCCCTGAGCTGGAGCCGGACTACTGCACCGCCGCGCGGAGGAGGCCGGACTGTGGGCGGGGCCTGCGCTCCAG GGCCTACGAGGACGTGGTGGACGACGGCGGCGAGCTGATGGAGGAGCGGCCGCCCTTCCCCGCCACCGCGGCGCCCCTGGCGCAGCCGGAACGCGGCAGCCTGGGCAGCCTGGAGCGGGTGGTGCGGCGCTCGCCCTCGGCAGACAGTGCCCGCAAGGAGCCACGCTGGCGGGACCCCGAGCTGCCCGAGGTGCTCGCCATGCTGCGGCACCCCGTGGACCCCGTGAAGGCCAACGCGGCCGCCTACCTGCAGCACCTGTGCTTCGAGAACGAGGCCGTCAAGAGGCGCGTGCGGCAGCTGCGGGGGCTGCCGCTGCTCGTGGCCCTGCTGGACCACCCGCGGGCGGAAGTGCGGCGCCGCGCCTGCGGGGCACTGCGGAACCTCTCCTACGGCCGGGACGCCGACAACAAGGCCGCCATCCGGGACTGTGGCGGAGTGCCCGCACTGGTGCGCCTGCTGCGGGCAGCGCGGGACAGCGAAGTCCGCGAGCTTGTCACAG GCACGCTCTGGAACCTGTCATCCTACGAGCCCCTGAAGATGGTCATCATCGACCATGGCCTGCAGACGCTGACCCACGAGGTCATCGTGCCGAACTCGGGCTGGGAGCCGGAGCCCAATGAGGACTCCAAGCCACGGGACGCCGAGTGGACAACCGTCTTCAAGAACACGTCAGGTTGCCTGAG GAATGTGAGCTCAGACGGCGCAGAGGCCCGGCGGCGGCTCCGCGAGTGTGAGGGGCTGGTGGACGCCCTGCTGCACGCTCTGCAGTCGGCCGTGGGCAGGAAGGACACTGACAACAAG TCGGTGGAGAACTGTGTGTGCATTGTCCGGAACCTCTCCTACCACGTGCATAAGGAGGTGCCGGGGGCCGAAAGGTACCAGGAGGCCGAGCCCGAGCCCCCGGGTGGTTCCGGGAGCGCCCAGCGCCGGAGCAGGGAGGACGCCGGCTGCTTCGGTGGCAAGAAGGCCAAAG GGAAGCGGGATGGAGAGATGGACCAGAACTCGGACACCCTGGACCTGCCCAAGCGCACTGAGGCTGCCAAGG GCTTCGAGCTGCTGTACCAGCCCGAGGTGGTGCGTCTCTACCTGTCCCTCCTGACGGAGAGCCGCAACTTCAACACCCTGGAGGCCGCGGCCGGCGCCCTGCAGAACCTCAGCGCCGGGAACTGGGTG TGGGCCACGTACATCCGCGCCGCGGTGCGCAAGGAGCGCGGGCTGCCGGTGCTGGTGGAGCTGCTGCAGTCGGAGACCGACAAGGTGGTGCGCGCCGTCGCCATCGCCCTGCGCAACCTCTCGCTCGACCGGCGCAACAAAGACCTTATCG GGAGCTACGCCATGGCCGAGCTTGTGAGAAACGTGCGCAGCGCGCAGGCGCCCGCCCGGCCCGGTGTccgcctggaggaggacacagtggTGGCCGTGCTCAACACGATCCACGAGATCGTGTCCGACAGTCTGGACAACGCGCGCTCGCTGCTGCAAGCTCGCGGCGTGCCCGCGCTGGTGGCACTGGGCGCCTCCAG CCAATCGGTGCGCGAGGCGAAGGCCGCGTCGCACGTGCTGCAGACCGTGTGGAGCTACAAGGAGCTGCGCAGCGCCCTCCAGAAGGACGGTTGGAGCAAGGCGCGCTTCCAG TCAGCCGCTGCTAATGCCAGGGGCCCCAGGGCAGCCCCGAGTCCGGGAGGCTTGGACGACAGCACGCTGCCGCTGGTGGAAAAGAGCCTGG ACGGTGAGAAGCCAGGTGGCCGGGACATGATCCCCATGGAGGCGCTTGGTCCAG CAGACGGCTACTCCACCATGGACAGGAGGGAGCGTAGGCCTCGAGGCAGTGACCCAGCGGGGGAGACCTCTGAGAAGGAGCCGTTGAAA CCCGACCCCAGCAGGAAGGCTCCTCCGCCCGGGCCCAGCAGGCCTGCGGTCAGGCTGGTGGACGCTGTGGGGGACGCCAGGCCTCAGCCTGTCGACTCTTGGGTCTAG
- the ARVCF gene encoding splicing regulator ARVCF isoform X2, whose amino-acid sequence MEDCSVRSAATILASVREQEARFELLTRALEQERRHVALQLERAQQPGAGGGQSLPMAWQQLVLQEQSPGSQASLATMPEAPEVLEETVTVEEDPGTPTSHVSIVTSEDGTTRRTETKVTKTVKTVTTRTLRQVPVGPDGLPLLDGGPPLGPFTDGPLDRHFLLRGGGPAATLSRTCLGGGGGFPDEPRDVPGYGSLSRGLGVRPPRGGPPGPGPGDGCFTLPSRREAFPVGPGPEPGPPASRSQPERFQAEPYGLEDDARSLAADEEGAPELEPDYCTAARRRPDCGRGLRSRAYEDVVDDGGELMEERPPFPATAAPLAQPERGSLGSLERVVRRSPSADSARKEPRWRDPELPEVLAMLRHPVDPVKANAAAYLQHLCFENEAVKRRVRQLRGLPLLVALLDHPRAEVRRRACGALRNLSYGRDADNKAAIRDCGGVPALVRLLRAARDSEVRELVTGTLWNLSSYEPLKMVIIDHGLQTLTHEVIVPNSGWEPEPNEDSKPRDAEWTTVFKNTSGCLRNVSSDGAEARRRLRECEGLVDALLHALQSAVGRKDTDNKSVENCVCIVRNLSYHVHKEVPGAERYQEAEPEPPGGSGSAQRRSREDAGCFGGKKAKEEWFHQGKRDGEMDQNSDTLDLPKRTEAAKGFELLYQPEVVRLYLSLLTESRNFNTLEAAAGALQNLSAGNWVWATYIRAAVRKERGLPVLVELLQSETDKVVRAVAIALRNLSLDRRNKDLIGSYAMAELVRNVRSAQAPARPGVRLEEDTVVAVLNTIHEIVSDSLDNARSLLQARGVPALVALGASSQSVREAKAASHVLQTVWSYKELRSALQKDGWSKARFQSAAANARGPRAAPSPGGLDDSTLPLVEKSLDGEKPGGRDMIPMEALGPDGYSTMDRRERRPRGSDPAGETSEKEPLKPDPSRKAPPPGPSRPAVRLVDAVGDARPQPVDSWV is encoded by the exons ATGGAGGACTGCAGCGTGCGCTCGGCCGCCACCATCCTGGCCTCGGTGAGAGAGCAGGAGGCCCGCTTCGAGCTGCTGACGCGGGCGCTGGAGCAGGAGCGGCGCCATGTCGCCCTGCAGCTGGAGCGCGCCCAGCAGCCTGGCGCAGGCGGCGGGCAGTCCCTGCCCATGGCCTGGCAACAGCTGGTTCTGCAG GAGCAGAGCCCGGGCAGCCAGGCCTCACTGGCCACGATGCCGGAGGCGCCCGAGGTGCTGGAGGAGACCGTGACGGTGGAAGAGGACCCgggcacccccacctcccacgtGTCCATCGTCACGTCGGAAGACGGCACCACGCGCCGCACGGAGACCAAG GTCACCAAGACAGTCAAGACGGTGACCACGAGGACCCTGCGCCAGGTGCCCGTGGGCCCCGACGGCCTCCCCCTGCTGGACGGAGGGCCCCCCCTGGGCCCCTTCACCGACGGCCCCCTGGACCGGCACTTCCTGCTGCGTGGGGGCGGCCCAGCGGCCACGCTCTCCCGCACCTGCCTCGGCGGCGGGGGCGGCTTTCCCGACGAGCCCCGCGACGTCCCCGGCTACGGAAGCCTGTCTCGAGGGCTGGGCGTCCGGCCCCCACGCGGAGgccccccaggcccaggccccgGCGATGGCTGCTTCACCCTGCCCAGCCGCCGGGAGGCCTTTCCTGTGGGGCCAGGGCCGGAGCCGGGGCCGCCGGCCAGCCGCTCACAGCCCGAGCGGTTCCAGGCGGAGCCGTATGGCTTGGAGGACGACGCTCGCAGCCTGGCAGCCGACGAAGAAGGGGCCCCTGAGCTGGAGCCGGACTACTGCACCGCCGCGCGGAGGAGGCCGGACTGTGGGCGGGGCCTGCGCTCCAG GGCCTACGAGGACGTGGTGGACGACGGCGGCGAGCTGATGGAGGAGCGGCCGCCCTTCCCCGCCACCGCGGCGCCCCTGGCGCAGCCGGAACGCGGCAGCCTGGGCAGCCTGGAGCGGGTGGTGCGGCGCTCGCCCTCGGCAGACAGTGCCCGCAAGGAGCCACGCTGGCGGGACCCCGAGCTGCCCGAGGTGCTCGCCATGCTGCGGCACCCCGTGGACCCCGTGAAGGCCAACGCGGCCGCCTACCTGCAGCACCTGTGCTTCGAGAACGAGGCCGTCAAGAGGCGCGTGCGGCAGCTGCGGGGGCTGCCGCTGCTCGTGGCCCTGCTGGACCACCCGCGGGCGGAAGTGCGGCGCCGCGCCTGCGGGGCACTGCGGAACCTCTCCTACGGCCGGGACGCCGACAACAAGGCCGCCATCCGGGACTGTGGCGGAGTGCCCGCACTGGTGCGCCTGCTGCGGGCAGCGCGGGACAGCGAAGTCCGCGAGCTTGTCACAG GCACGCTCTGGAACCTGTCATCCTACGAGCCCCTGAAGATGGTCATCATCGACCATGGCCTGCAGACGCTGACCCACGAGGTCATCGTGCCGAACTCGGGCTGGGAGCCGGAGCCCAATGAGGACTCCAAGCCACGGGACGCCGAGTGGACAACCGTCTTCAAGAACACGTCAGGTTGCCTGAG GAATGTGAGCTCAGACGGCGCAGAGGCCCGGCGGCGGCTCCGCGAGTGTGAGGGGCTGGTGGACGCCCTGCTGCACGCTCTGCAGTCGGCCGTGGGCAGGAAGGACACTGACAACAAG TCGGTGGAGAACTGTGTGTGCATTGTCCGGAACCTCTCCTACCACGTGCATAAGGAGGTGCCGGGGGCCGAAAGGTACCAGGAGGCCGAGCCCGAGCCCCCGGGTGGTTCCGGGAGCGCCCAGCGCCGGAGCAGGGAGGACGCCGGCTGCTTCGGTGGCAAGAAGGCCAAAG AAGAGTGGTTCCATCAAG GGAAGCGGGATGGAGAGATGGACCAGAACTCGGACACCCTGGACCTGCCCAAGCGCACTGAGGCTGCCAAGG GCTTCGAGCTGCTGTACCAGCCCGAGGTGGTGCGTCTCTACCTGTCCCTCCTGACGGAGAGCCGCAACTTCAACACCCTGGAGGCCGCGGCCGGCGCCCTGCAGAACCTCAGCGCCGGGAACTGGGTG TGGGCCACGTACATCCGCGCCGCGGTGCGCAAGGAGCGCGGGCTGCCGGTGCTGGTGGAGCTGCTGCAGTCGGAGACCGACAAGGTGGTGCGCGCCGTCGCCATCGCCCTGCGCAACCTCTCGCTCGACCGGCGCAACAAAGACCTTATCG GGAGCTACGCCATGGCCGAGCTTGTGAGAAACGTGCGCAGCGCGCAGGCGCCCGCCCGGCCCGGTGTccgcctggaggaggacacagtggTGGCCGTGCTCAACACGATCCACGAGATCGTGTCCGACAGTCTGGACAACGCGCGCTCGCTGCTGCAAGCTCGCGGCGTGCCCGCGCTGGTGGCACTGGGCGCCTCCAG CCAATCGGTGCGCGAGGCGAAGGCCGCGTCGCACGTGCTGCAGACCGTGTGGAGCTACAAGGAGCTGCGCAGCGCCCTCCAGAAGGACGGTTGGAGCAAGGCGCGCTTCCAG TCAGCCGCTGCTAATGCCAGGGGCCCCAGGGCAGCCCCGAGTCCGGGAGGCTTGGACGACAGCACGCTGCCGCTGGTGGAAAAGAGCCTGG ACGGTGAGAAGCCAGGTGGCCGGGACATGATCCCCATGGAGGCGCTTGGTCCAG ACGGCTACTCCACCATGGACAGGAGGGAGCGTAGGCCTCGAGGCAGTGACCCAGCGGGGGAGACCTCTGAGAAGGAGCCGTTGAAA CCCGACCCCAGCAGGAAGGCTCCTCCGCCCGGGCCCAGCAGGCCTGCGGTCAGGCTGGTGGACGCTGTGGGGGACGCCAGGCCTCAGCCTGTCGACTCTTGGGTCTAG